In Bacteroides coprosuis DSM 18011, the following are encoded in one genomic region:
- a CDS encoding hypothetical protein (KEGG: bvu:BVU_0249 hypothetical protein~SPTR: Putative uncharacterized protein;~IMG reference gene:2504105755) has translation MKKNLFTLLMLFGVIGLFSACSSDDDDNKNPEEETSKLVGTWNLDSTSPLIFEWEAKEGVKDFKIVLPVIPGVTEEEQDMEISNLISLAQMFGSPMLKGVIETVTFHKDGHITASYKDQQATEFTESVKGLATYKVLPKEKLSVQLHADAIIKEAKVTDEMSIEMMTKYMKEPFVISYDLDKNDTELECYVDLEFVKKYMKMVPNILESGVIPESLQPDIKSIFEQVDDLFGKTEEFELGLNMNKH, from the coding sequence ATGAAGAAAAATTTATTTACACTTTTAATGCTATTTGGCGTAATCGGATTGTTCTCGGCATGTAGTAGTGACGATGATGATAATAAAAATCCAGAAGAAGAAACTAGTAAGCTTGTTGGAACCTGGAATTTAGATTCAACTTCACCTTTGATTTTTGAATGGGAAGCCAAAGAGGGGGTAAAAGATTTTAAAATTGTTTTGCCTGTTATTCCTGGTGTTACTGAGGAAGAGCAAGATATGGAAATAAGCAATTTGATTAGTTTAGCTCAGATGTTTGGTAGCCCTATGTTGAAAGGTGTTATAGAGACTGTTACTTTTCATAAAGATGGTCATATTACAGCTTCCTATAAAGATCAACAAGCTACAGAATTTACAGAATCTGTAAAAGGATTAGCTACTTATAAAGTTCTTCCTAAAGAAAAGTTATCAGTACAGTTGCATGCCGATGCTATTATTAAAGAAGCTAAGGTAACAGATGAGATGTCTATCGAAATGATGACAAAATATATGAAAGAACCTTTTGTGATCTCTTATGATTTAGATAAAAATGATACAGAACTAGAATGCTATGTAGATTTAGAGTTTGTTAAGAAGTATATGAAGATGGTTCCAAATATTTTAGAATCAGGTGTCATACCAGAGAGCTTACAACCTGATATTAAATCTATTTTTGAGCAAGTAGATGATTTATTTGGGAAAACAGAAGAGTTTGAACTAGGTTTAAATATGAACAAGCATTAA